tcgtccgagtatcaattctcaaccacaaccctgttgctgtggctaggctcacctcaTTGCCCCGATCTTCCTTTCACCTGTAGTAagtggcctccgcttcatctgcggcctctgtggcctgagtgaagaatgtgtgaaagctctagtttggttttattgaattgataaaaccctaagtgctaacctagtttatcaagtggtcatgagataggtagcacattccaagtggtgaagaaaataaagatcaagacaagatgatgtcgatgccatggtgatgatcaagtgcttggacttgaaaagaagacagagaaaaacaaaaggctcaaggtaaaggtataaataatAGAAACCACTTTGTTTCAGTGATCAaaatacttagagagtgtgatcacatttaggtttgatagccatagtattaagaggggtgaaactcatatcgaaatgcggttatcaaagtaccactagatgctctaactcattgcatatgcatttaggatctagtggagtgctaacacccttgaaaatgtttgtgaaaatatgctaacacacatgtgcacaaggtgatacacttggtggttggcacatttgagaaagggttagaaacttcaccggcggagtgtctgcccatagagtgcggacagtctgacggtgccaccggtgctctatatagaaaagacggaggtcactgtaagtgaccagacactggtctcggttggaccagcgcattcggtcagtggtagcagagggcgcgcggtttcggtctcatgaccgaacgctggcacgaaaactgaccggacgctcagggcccAAGTCTGGTCAGTCTGACGTATGATGATGTTGAGTGATTGGACGTTGTGtgtgtccgatcgagcatgactggacgcgttcggtcgtgatttttcgcttctagatgcttactagaaacgatcggacgctgaggtctagcgtccggtcactttggagcaacacgtccggtcaccacttaagtgtactgatgactgttgagatcggacgatcagcatttgaagccgtTAACACGTGGCAAGCATTGGGCGACCAGACATTGgggccctacgtccggtcgatatgatcgGAGTGTCTAGTCAcctcgtgttgtgcctagtgaaggggtacaacagctctatttcgtggaggcttctatttaatccccatggttgactctagctcaccctcttagccatttgcattgatataacaaccttgtgagcttaaccaaagccctcccacttatcttcatcatagattcaacatctttatgagattgggagtgaatccaagtgcgttgcttgagtgtttgcatctagagacacttggtgttcgtgtttcgctgtgggatttgcttgttactcttggtggttaccgccaccttgatggcttagagcagcgtggatcatcgagcagaggttggtgattgtctttggctctgatcgtggtgattgtgagggattcttgacctttcctcgacagagagccaaaagatactctagtgaattgctcgtggcttgtgtgatcatcatcttgtgttggttgtgcgacaccttattgagggtttggcatgtgatgtcaattagcgcatgaacctccaagtaagtgaatcgccacaatgaggactagcttgccggcaagcaagtgaatcttgataaaaaatcattgtgtcatcatttgattgctaggtgattggtcttcattgttatttattcttgtgattgattggttcaattcttgactcggcggtataaccatcttgctcactctctttacattaccgtaaactagttatcaagctctttagtgtagctagttgtgagagcttgttagtttagttagtgtgtctctttagttagcctttgagagtacactaacttagtgtagtgacatagttattgtgtggatagaaactacgtaaactagaattgtggtaggtagcttgcatttttagtaggctagcgcaacactcgctttgcctcataattgtctaaccggtttgtgttagtgttgttgtagaaatttttaataggctattcacccccttctagccattaggacctttcaatgtgtcatcctcctcctccacctgtaaGTCCGCcgctgctagagcgatgagctcgttcagtctgccagtgtcgtcctcagcctcctccgcctgtaagcccgtctctgctagagcgatgagctcgctcaatcTACTAGTGTCGTCTTTAGCCTCCcccgcctgcaagcccacctctgttagagcgatgagcttgctaAGTCTAGCAGTGTCGttctcatcctcgtcctcctcatcagacaacacaatcgacgATTCAACGGTGCGATCAGttcgctttctgtgctcatctaacttctttttctCGTACCTTGCATGAGTCACCTCTATAGTATGTTCATcgttgcatccaatcccttcatgtataaaatgcaatcagttagcaacatgattatattacatttaaaattaggcaacgaaaaaaggctttcaagcactcactggcacataatgcaacaacatgttcgttcaagacctgcatctgtactcttgtctcctcccttgccccTTCCTTTGCCCTCTCCTTCTCTACCATCATCCATCTCTCCAATCcctatttgtcaagcccaacttcgatcgggttacaaatatcgCGTTGTCTagtaaactcacgcatcttgtctttgtgatgtttaacaaaaaggttgacatagtcaggtccatatcccctcttccgtagaattacttgcttccccttcagttcatccaagaacttagcttgaccatcataacattctcaCCTGTATTTCtcagtgctctgttcaaacaaaaaattatatcatatatgtcttagcaaaagaaacaaaatacgatttcatggttaccaTAAAAATAACCAATCTCATCATAGTCAACTATATAGCCGTAATAATTGCCTAtttcaagctccgaagggactagaccgtagttggatttaacaccacattcgcacttgactggaggtgctttataaattaacatttctttcttcttttgctttgcctttggaggttcttttggtcattggttcttaggaccatacaaccactccttgaaatgataattcgccattgaatacacctaaataacgtgacattagtacatgaacacatatagctcaatatttcaacataaaacactttgcacttacttcatgcttgtttggacacaaacTTCAACGTATTCTTAggatttatcacagctcgatctctatAATtgtacagaggaggttcctcgagtcatctaactgcAGCTAAGTACTTCTCTTTAGCTGTCATTagagggggttagggggaggtgaaACCCactgctcgaagtgctctcgtagATATCGCCCTCTCCACCgatcatcgaaaaggaggtacctatggtcaaacttgtctgcatcgtcgatccactgaaaaacacctctcatgaccctacacaacaaaattctaataaaatattagtaacctagtaatacaaatgaagaaaaaaaacacaCGAAAACAATTATTTACATTAAAACGATTGCATGTGTAGAAACAACGaaccgctgtgtccggatgtctcgattgaaacacgtcgatcGGACGACCAcggtcacagttagggacagggagtttaGGAGGGATGGggacatctttgctagactcgtcggggtataattctctaggacaACCCTGTTTTCACCACAACTGCTCCCGAAATATGTCtttcatctaataaaacggttcaaattaaacatcaatcaaaacaacgcaaattaatataaaatatgatcatttgcattacaactcaaataatataaccaacacttatagcaacaaaaatatacatggtaaacatacttctaactaaataattaaccttaatattgacaaaatcaaactaatatcttccttcaaacTGTAGACCATAGTttccaaacataatttttctcctaaccttaactctTATTCATAATATTCtcatccaccattcaaacgaaaataaaaagtacgtcattaacgaggacgaggagggagggagacgaccggggaatggaagggaagggagggaggcggcaacggagggccggacaggcggcgggcgcggcggctagGCGCGGgcaggcgggcttgctgctcgggcaggggAGACTAGCCGCGGGGTGTTTATTCGGCTctgtcgcgccaagatcggtggcgcggcaggccctgccacgtcaacggtcagcCTTTCCGGTCGTCGTCACGTCATCCCCTCGCCGCGCCACTATGCACATggcaataggcacggccaaaagtgttagttttgaaaaaaaatgttatatttaaaattaatttacaaaaaatgttaaaatttaaGAAAAAAATTCCCTCCTGCCCACTACTACTACAGTTCTGTCAACTGGGGTACATTGTCCCACAACCACCCCGAAGATTAACCTTTTTACACTTAACTCTGCCGTTAAATCCTTCCCGGCatatcatcgtcgtcatcactgcTAACTAGTACGGGCAGTTTTACAGAAAGGCCCCTGAGCGAGAGGGGTTTCCAGCGAAGGCCAACACATTTCCGGACGGGACGGGCACAAGCACAAGGCAACAATCGGAGTCGGAGGCACCGCACGCCGCCCCACCCGCgcgcagcaccagcaccagcaccagcaccagcacacaCTCCCCCGCCGATCTCGCCGGCCGGTGGCCCTCGCCGCCGGCGATACCCACCACCCTCCCTACCCCCAGCCGCCCGCCCACGCCCTCCGCCCGGGGGGCGATGGAGGCGGCCTTCGACGCCTACTTCCGCGCCGCGGATCTGGACCGCGACGGCCGCATCAGCGGCCAGGAGGCCGTCGCCTTCTTCAAGGGCTCCGGCCTGCCCCAGCCTGTCCTCGCACAGGTGACCCTCAgatctcccctcccctcccctcccctcaccAGCGCCGCTCCTGCCCCGGCGATCTGCGCAGTCCAGCCACCCCGTGTGGTTCGAATCGCGGGGTGCCTGGTCGGTGCAGGCTAGTTGCTCGGCCGGAATTCCAAGCTCCCGTGGGCTACGGGAGCCGATATTTGGAGCCTGCGTTGCTCATTGTGGTTTATGGGGGTGGATGTCGCTGTGTTCTAGCCCTTCCTTTCACACCGCCCGAGTGGAATCAACTTTAGTTGCTTTTCAGTGCTTCGTGTTCACATGCTTAGACGTCTGCTGCTACTCCTGCCTTGATCTAGCTGTGTAATTACGCACTCTAGCTCGCAATTTGCTTGTTCTGTTCGTGTATGTATACCATGGTTGGCTAACCGACTCATTTAAGCTTGGAACATCGATTGGGGTTTCTACGATTGTGCTTGCTTGCTCATTAGCAAGTGTTGAGAACCGAGGTTTAGGCCCCAGATTGGGGCTTTCCATTTGTGTGGCATGAGCCTGAGATGGTCTTGGGATCCAATCTGAGCGGAAGTACAAGattactttagtgaattgctgtTCCAAAACTGTGGACCTTTTTTTTTTCCTCATTTATATTAAATATTTAGCACATTTCGTGTGTTAGTTGGAGGAATGGCCACCAGCCCGTTCTTTGGACCTCAGCAGAACTGCACATTTCACTTCTGCTATCCAAATCAACTCTGCAATCAGTCacgatttttttctttctttctttttttttttttgcaaaatgcaaCCTATTGGAGTGCTGTTATTACTATTAGTAATTCAAACACTATTGAACCGCACACTTCATTTCTATTTACTTCCACTCATGGCTTTGTATTTTTTCTCTTCTCTGGTTCAGATTTGGACGTATGCTGATAGAAATCGGTCTGGTTTTCTTGGGCGCGAAGACTTCTTCAATTCACTCAAACTCGTCACAGTAGCTCAGAGCGGCCGAGAATTGACACCTGATATTGTTAAATCAGCATTATTTGGACCAGCTGCTGCGAAAATCCCTGCTCCTCGGATAAATGTTTCTACACCTGCTCCTCAGACAAATAGCGTAGCTAGCCTCCCGAATGCCACTCAAGCACCACGCCCTGTTCAACAGAGTCCTGCACCAGGTCCTGTTCAACAGAATCCTGCCATAAGAGGTACACAAGGGCTTCCTGGTGCATCGCCAAATCCACAAGTCAGGCCGCCACAACCTCCAAATGCAAACACTGTGCCTCCTGCTCATGGTCAGGGAGTTGCTTCAAGGCCACCCATGGGAAGTGGTCCTACTGGGATAAACCATACTAGTTCAACCACATCAAGTCTAGCTACTGATTGGTTCAGTGGTAAGAGAAGTGCAAGTCCGTTGGGTGCAACTTCACAAGCTCCAACCAGAGGTATTTCTCCGCAGGCCAACCTTAGCAGTGCGGGGATCTCAGCGCAGCATTCAACTCCTGTACCGGGCTACAATTCTCATACGCCAGGTGCTACAACACCTGTCAATGCAAATTTGACAAATTTGAACGTGATGTCTTCCCAACCATCAGTTAATGACTCCAAGGCATTGGTGCCCTTGGGTAATGGATTGTCATCGAACTCAACTTTTGGTGCTGACCCTTTCTCTGCAACTTCACAACCGAAACAGGGTTCACCTTTGCCCCCCAATGTTCCAAATAATCTGCCGAGCTCTACACCTCCTGCCTCTGCTGGACATCATCACCCTCCTAAGCCAATACAGGCTGGTCCTGTGCAGGGTATATCCTCCCTTTCTTCTAATACTAGCCAGTTGCCACACAGTCAGCCAGCTCCGAGGCAACAACAATTTAATGCTACACCAAGTGCTCCAGGACCAGTGAGTTCAAATATTCCCAGTGGACAAATTCCTTCAAACCCAAGCCAATCTCAGGCCCCATGGCCGAAAATCACTCAAGTAGATGTCAGAAAATATATGATTGTATTTATCAAGGTAGATAGGGATCGTGATGGGAAAATCACTGGTGAAGAGGCAAGGAATCTATTTTTAAGTTGGAGGCTGCCAAGAGGTACATCACGTCTCTTTATATTTACTCTTCCTGTTTTAGATACCATAATTCATAGCCCTTGCGCGCTATATTTTTTGTCCTGTTGACTGTTGACTGTTGATGATTCTACAAATTACGTATCAGTAATGGAAGTATTGTTTAACCTGCAGACACATCAATACACTTGTGAAataagaattgcttgttttagaTGGCCGTTTATTGTTTGTAGTTTCCCCCATACCATTGTTCTTTTGCTGCGAAACATGTATTTTAGATGATTTATTAGATTTATCCTTAGTTTTTGTGGATGCCAAATTCATTCCGAACTGGTTGCATGTTACTACTTGTGTCAATACATGTATACATTGTTGCTCAGTTATTTTTCTCTTTCCTAGCATCACATTGAGTTCACATATTGTTCCTCATATTGTTGGGTCCATGTTTTATATTTGCTGGGAATTATATTTTTGGGAATCAAGTGTCTCGGAGCATTACCACAATGCTATGATATTCCTTATTTCAATTTACAACTTCTTGTCTTATCAATGGCAAAGTTGCCCTGAAGTGTTACGTATTACTATCTTGTTCCTCTACGTGAATTATTTCTGTTTCAAATTTCCTCTGaaattgagttcctattcttCTCATCTCTTGCTTCAAAAGTTCCTAAAAAAAATCTGCCTCTCCACCTACAGATATCTTAAGGAAGGTGTGGGATTTGTCTGACCAGGATAAGGACGGGATGCTATCTTTCAAGGAATTTTGTATTGCTGTGTACTTAATGGAGAGACACCGAGAGCATCGTCCTCTTCCTGACACAGTAACGGATGCTATTTGGGCTGAGGGCACCGCACTACCCTCTACTGGCCAGTTTGCCGAAAATCTTAGTGCCCCTGCTCCTCAAGCAAGTGCAGGTATTCATCCAAAAGAAATTTTTTTATTACTGACTTCTAAGGAAGTAACTTGTCAATGATGTTGTTTTTACTGAACACTTGTTGAAGGATACACAAGTAGAACAATGCAAGGACCACATCATGGGATGCTTCCCTCATCAATGAAGCCACCATCTCGAAGGCCTCTTCCTTTAGATGCTGATGATACTGTTAAGGCAGAGCAACAAAAGCCAAAGGTTCCTGTCTTGGAGGAACATCTAGTTGGCCAGCTGAGCAAGGAGGAACAAGATACACTGGATGCAAAGTTTAAGGAAGCTTCAGACGCTGATAAGAAAGTATATTCCTCTCTTGTATTGTTTCAACTTTCAAGAGCCTTAATGTCTTAAGATTCGTAGAGCAGACGGAAATAGTACATATATTGGGCATTTGATTACTGTCTTCACTTTGACCTTACTCCATTTTGCCCCAAACATGCAGCTTGAGATCAAAGTTTGGGCATATAGTTGTAAATGGTCCAAATATATTTGAAGCAATTTTGCTCAACTGGTCTAGTGTTGTTTCTATTCATAGTTGACAAAAAATATATGGCTAAACTAATACATAAGAAGCTATCATTTCTGTTGTACCAGTATGGTAGCAAATCTTTCAAAATGCTCATGTGTCACACGATTGTATTTCTTGAATTTCCCATTTGCATAAAATGTTTAAAAATGTGAAAACTAGAACACGATAGAATTCTTTAGTACACAAACTAATGTTCAGAACATTGTTTACATATTCCAATCCATATTTCAAATGTCAAATTGAAATGGTAGCGGTGTTTGATCTCTATAGATTGTGTTGATGAGCGGAACTCAAGGTTGTGAGCGACTTCATACAATTTTACTCATGTTATTATAACATGATATTCTGAATCTTCTATGAAGGTCCAAGAGTTGGAGAAGGAGATCCTTGATTCTAGAGAGAAGACCGAGTTTTATCGCACGAAGATGCAGGAGCTTGTAAGTATTCTCTGGCAATATGTACTATAAATGCAAACATGTATTTGATTCAGTCTTTACTGTGCTAGTTTCAGTTTCCTTTATAGCATTTCCATTCAACCTCTGCTGTCATGTTTCATTTGTTAACCAGCCCTAGCTGCCTAACCATTTTGTACTaacttgacaaaaaaaaaaacatttgtgcCGATTTAGTTGGAGTCTACAGATGAAACCCAACAAGAGGCATATACAAAGATGATTTAACATATATATAAAGTGCTGGGCTATAGTGCATAGTTTAACATGAGCTAATGAGCGATATTTGTGTCCTAATTTAATGTATTCATGCCTGACTTATTTTCGTTATATTGTCCTAGATTCTCTACAAAAGTAGGTGCGAGAACAGGTTTAATGAAGTCTCAGAAAGTATGTCTGCTGATAAACGTGAGGTAATTTTCCTTCTGTAACCTTTGATTAGTTGAGCTCTCTGATTCTATTTCCTACCTTTTTTGGGTAATTATCGTTTGTAGAAGATCCTGGTGGTTTCTGAAGTGCTGGCAGAAGCAGAAAAGTTTGATGAAAATAATCTCTAGTATCTCATACCGTTTTTACTTCATTTGTATAAGCTTCCTGTTGTTACATGCTCCTGGAATAAGTACAAGTCTTTAGATCTCATGAGACCATCTTTAGTGGAATCATATCATATATTACTTTAGTAGAAGCTAGAAGAAGACTTTTGGGCATTATAATTTGTGTTACAATTTGACTAATGTCCTATGAAGTCCCTTGTATGATGGCATGTAAGAGTGGCTACTCTTTGTTCTAATGCTGTTTTATATGAATCTCACAGCTATCAATTCTATATTCAGGTCCAATCCCTTTCTGCAAAATATGATGAGAGATGCAAGAAGGTTGGAGATGTGGCATCAAAGCTAACAATGGATGAGGCTACTTTCCGTGAGATCCAGGTATATTTGTGATTCTATTAGAATGCTGGCAACTTCATCCTCGAGATCTGGCTGTGagcatattattattattttgtatGTTTgcaggagaagaagttggaaatTTATAACGCCATAGTTAAGCTGCAAAAAGGGGATGAAAGTGATGAGAAGCTTCAGGTTTGTATTTTTTTGTTCATCCAATATCTTTCATTGCATCATGCTTTACATCTGTTGTCTGATCTCCTTTGCCCTCTGTTTATAGGAGCGGGCTAATAAGATACAGTCAGATCTTGAGGAGCTTGTGAAATCTTTGAATGAGCAATGCAAGAGATATGGGTTGAGAGCTAAGCCAACTACTTTAGTGGAGCTTCCTTTTGGTACTTGTTACTATCCTCTTTGTTTCTTCACTTTTATCCAACATTTGCTTGTTTAAATGGATACTGTACACTGATTCCCTGTCCGTCAGCTATGAgctaatacaacaacaacaacaacaacaacaaagcctttaagtcccaaacaagttggggtaggctagagttgaaacccagcagaagcaatcaaggttcaggcacgtgaatagctgtcttccaagcactcctatctaaggctaagtccttgggtatattccattctttcaagtctccttttattgcctctacccaagtcaacttcggtcttcctctgcctctcttcacgttactatcctggcctaggattccactatgcaccggtgcctctggaggtctccgttggacatgtccaaaccatctcaaccggtgttggacaagcttctcttcaattggtgctacccctaatctatcacgtatatcatcgttccgaactcgatcccttcttgtatgaccgcaaatccaacgcaacatacgcatttccgcgacacttatctgttgaacatgtcgtcttttcgtaggccaacattctgcaccatacaacatagcaggtctaatcgccgtcctataaaacttgccttttagcttctgtggtacccttttgtcacataggacaccagatgcttgccgccacttcatccaccctgctttgattctatggctaacatcttcatcaatatccccgtctctctgtagcattgatcctaaatatcgaaaggtatccttcctaggcactacttgaccttccaaactatgTTTACTAAAATCAATCTTAAATTATGTTTACTTGCATCATGATATCTATGTTCATGAAAACAATCTTAAGTAGCTCTTGCTAATTTTCTTTGTATCAGATAGTCCATGCACTGTTCATTGCAACATCTAATTTGTTTCAGGGCTTCATCTATCCCAATTCCCAGTTGCTTAATGAGATCCTGCTCTTTGCCTTTTTTCGTTTTTAGGTTGGCAACCTGGAATTCAAGAGACAGCTTATGCATGGGATGAAGAATGGGATAGATTTGGAGATGAGGGTATGCTAACTTCAATCTTGATTGTACCACCATGTTCATTATTCAATGCGTGTTTATGTTGACCATTTGCATATTAAACTATATATGCTGCTCCGCTTGCATTTTTCCAGGATTCTCTATAATAAAAGAACTAACAGTTGAAGTGGAGCCTCCCATTGCACCAAAGAGTCAGCCTACTGAAGATGTTAAAGCATCTATAAATGGGGCATCAACAGAAAAAGAAGACAACAAGGGTGACaaatctgctgctgctgcggagCAGGCAGTGGAACCTGAAACAACACCATCGAATATCAAACCAGAGTCAGCAAAAAGCCCTCCAGTTAGTCCTGTCAAGAACAAAGAGGATGGTTCTGATGAACGTGATAAAAAGCAATCTGGAACAAATGACATCTCACCACGTGCCACTGAGAGTATCAGGTATAGATTCTGCTTTTCTTTTTATATGATAGATAGATACACGTGTCTTGCTAGAGAAAAAGAAACATTGTTTGTGAATAACATTTAGTTTCAATATAACCGTAACCTCTTGCAGCTAATCTTCTTTATCAATTCTTTTGGTGACAAAATATTACACGTCGAGGCATGACCTCGCATGTAGCTTAAACTCTATAGGCCATTGGCTTCTCCTATAAGCCAGGCTTCTGA
The nucleotide sequence above comes from Miscanthus floridulus cultivar M001 chromosome 18, ASM1932011v1, whole genome shotgun sequence. Encoded proteins:
- the LOC136520785 gene encoding uncharacterized protein, yielding MEAAFDAYFRAADLDRDGRISGQEAVAFFKGSGLPQPVLAQIWTYADRNRSGFLGREDFFNSLKLVTVAQSGRELTPDIVKSALFGPAAAKIPAPRINVSTPAPQTNSVASLPNATQAPRPVQQSPAPGPVQQNPAIRGTQGLPGASPNPQVRPPQPPNANTVPPAHGQGVASRPPMGSGPTGINHTSSTTSSLATDWFSGKRSASPLGATSQAPTRGISPQANLSSAGISAQHSTPVPGYNSHTPGATTPVNANLTNLNVMSSQPSVNDSKALVPLGNGLSSNSTFGADPFSATSQPKQGSPLPPNVPNNLPSSTPPASAGHHHPPKPIQAGPVQGISSLSSNTSQLPHSQPAPRQQQFNATPSAPGPVSSNIPSGQIPSNPSQSQAPWPKITQVDVRKYMIVFIKVDRDRDGKITGEEARNLFLSWRLPRDILRKVWDLSDQDKDGMLSFKEFCIAVYLMERHREHRPLPDTVTDAIWAEGTALPSTGQFAENLSAPAPQASAGYTSRTMQGPHHGMLPSSMKPPSRRPLPLDADDTVKAEQQKPKVPVLEEHLVGQLSKEEQDTLDAKFKEASDADKKVQELEKEILDSREKTEFYRTKMQELILYKSRCENRFNEVSESMSADKREVQSLSAKYDERCKKVGDVASKLTMDEATFREIQEKKLEIYNAIVKLQKGDESDEKLQERANKIQSDLEELVKSLNEQCKRYGLRAKPTTLVELPFGWQPGIQETAYAWDEEWDRFGDEGFSIIKELTVEVEPPIAPKSQPTEDVKASINGASTEKEDNKGDKSAAAAEQAVEPETTPSNIKPESAKSPPVSPVKNKEDGSDERDKKQSGTNDISPRATESISNRGAMDSPTHGDKTHDGHSWGPSFDHGVDNDSLWNFGHKDGENGDSDLFFGPQGLPPIRTGGSSSGSSFVKEQKPFFDSVPGTPMEKPFFDSIPGTPVQKSVFDSIPGTPVQKSVFDYSVPSTLMQNSSFDYSVPSTPMQKSLFDSIPGTPVQRSVFDSVPSTPMQRSVFDSVPSTLTQKPFFDSFPSTPMQRSLFDSGPSRAESPTASSMYGKEQKGFFDSSVPSTPMYNSSYTPRYSEAGEDSFDTMSQYSSFGMHENNSFGQRDSFSRFDSFTSNADNGGNDTFARFDSFRSTTDQGGGNSFMRYDSMNSSSDHDRGDPFARFDSMKSSDYNSRGYSFDDEDPFGTGTFKSTETTSSSPTKHGTDTWSAF